The Oreochromis niloticus isolate F11D_XX linkage group LG13, O_niloticus_UMD_NMBU, whole genome shotgun sequence genome has a window encoding:
- the LOC112842009 gene encoding uncharacterized protein LOC112842009 codes for MWINICVCLPLTILILYCVSYMVQKSQVSIIYYTNLLITNLIHICIMTIWVTRVESIITVIIYYCVMMANLYFRMCIVLERYFSIMHPLLDCVRQPKSSVMVCVLVWAFCIVSVPLVIVLQEFQQLLVYAIVPAPVFLFCSTQSCGALPAATSMSTEEKKRSLGTLTLLSFNYFLGTLPTMIFDILVMQSYINWIVFLLVPFAELILFFLILTVCVWCVNSTAADEEDDDESGLF; via the exons ATGTGGATCAACATATGTGTCTGCCTTCCTTTGACTATACTGATCCTCTACTGTGTGTCTTATATG GTGCAGAAGAGTCAGGTCTCTATCATCTATTACACAAATCTCCTCATCACCAATCTAATCCACATCTGCATAATGACCATTTGGGTGACAAGAGTGGAAAGCATCATCACCGTCATTATTTATTACTGTGTTATGATGGCCAACCTTTACTTCAGGATGTGCATTGTTCTGGAAAG GTATTTTTCCATCATGCACCCACTGCTGGACTGTGTCAGACAACCGAAGAGTTCGGTGATGGTCTGCGTTCTGGTCTGGGCATTTTGTATTGTCAGTGTCCCTCTTGTCATAGTCTTACAAGAATTTCAACAGTTACTTGTTTATGCCATTGTCCCTGCTCCTGTGTTCCTCTTCTGTTCAACTCAGTCCTGCGGAGCCCTGCCTGCTGCCACCTCAATGTccactgaggaaaaaaagagaagtctAGGAACTCTGACTCTGTTGTCCTTTAACTACTTTCTGGGAACCCTTCCCACAATGATCTTTGATATTCTAGTCATGCAAAGTTATATTAACTGGATTGTCTTTCTGCTTGTTCCTTTTGCGGAGttgattctgttttttctcatcctcactgtatgtgtgtggtgtgtgaaCAGCACTGCAGcagatgaagaagatgatgatgagtcTGGCTTATTTTAG
- the LOC112841989 gene encoding G-protein coupled receptor 4-like — protein sequence MMWINMCVCLPFTILIIYCVSCMVQQSQVSIIYYTNLLITNLIQICIMTMWVTRVESIITVIIYYCVMMANLYFRMCIALERYFSIMHPLLDCVRNTKSSVVVCVLVWAFCIVSVPLAIVLQEFQRLLVYAILPAPVFILCSTQSCGALAQATSMSTEEKKRILGTLTLLSFNYFLGTLPTMIFHILVMQSYINWIVFLLVPFVELILFFFFIFSACVWCVDSTASDEEADDECGLL from the exons GTGCAGCAGAGTCAGGTCTCTATCATCTATTACACAAATCTCCTCATCACCAATCTAATCCAGATCTGCATAATGACCATGTGGGTGACAAGAGTGGAAAGCATCATCACCGTCATTATTTATTACTGTGTTATGATGGCCAACCTTTACTTCAGGATGTGCATTGCTCTGGAAAG GTATTTTTCCATCATGCACCCACTGCTGGACTGTGTCAGAAACACTAAGAGTTCGGTGGTGGTTTGTGTTCTGGTCTGGGCTTTTTGTATTGTCAGTGTCCCTCTTGCCATAGTCTTACAAGAATTTCAACGATTACTTGTTTATGCCATTCTCCCTGCTCCTGTTTTCATCTTATGTTCAACTCAGTCCTGCGGAGCCCTGGCTCAGGCCACCTCTATGTccactgaggaaaaaaagagaattcTGGGAACTCTGACTCTGTTGTCCTTTAACTACTTTCTAGGAACCCTTCCCACAATGATCTTTCATATTCTAGTTATGCAAAGTTATATTAACTGGATTGTCTTTCTGCTTGTTCCTTTTGTGGAattgattctgtttttttttttcatcttctctgcatgtgtgtggtgtgtggacAGCACTGCATCAGATGAAGAAGCTGATGATGAGTGTGGCTTACTTTAG